taatCAGAACAGTGCTACTGTTTGCCTGTATATAAACATTTACAACCAGTGTATGTGGATCAGATAAGATGTGCAGTACCACCAGTGTATTATGGCAGTGGCAGtatatttaaacaaaactgTAATGAGAAAGAGGAAGTTGTGAGAAGGAACATGAAGACAGGACTCGGCATATAAAATGTTATCAACCAACACCAGATTGTAGGGACAGCAATTTTTCATATACTAGTAGTTGTCAAAATACTGATGTTTCCTGACTGTAGGTTGCAGCTGTGAGTTTGATGTGTTTTAGAGTAGCCATTTTTCATAAAAAGGCCCATGAAGGTCTGAGTTAGGATTGgactacagtaacccatgcttgtcatgaaaggcaaGTTAGGTTTGGACTAcagtaactcatgtttgtcatgaaagGCAACTTAGGATTGGaccacagtaacccatgcttgtagtgaaAGGCGAGTTAGGATTGGaccacagtaacccatgcttgtcatgaaaggcgaGTTAGGATTGGaccacagtaacccatgcttgtagtgaaAGGCGAGTTAGGATTGGaccacagtaacccatgcttgtcatgaaaggcgaGTTAGGATTGgactacagtaacccatgcttgtcatgaaaggcgaGTTAGGATTGgactacagtaacccatgcttgtcatgaaaggcgaGTTAGGATTGGaccacagtaacccatgcttttcatgAAAGGCAAGTTAGGTTTGGactacagtaacccatgtttgtcatgaaaGGCAAGTTAGGATTGGaccacagtaacccatgcttgtagtgaaAGGCAAGTTAGGATTGGaccacagtaacccatgcttgtcatgaaaggcaaGTTAGGATTGGAccacagtaacccatgtttgtcatgaaaGGCGAGTTAGGATTGGACtacaataacccatgcttgtagtgaaAGGCAAGTTAGGATTGGaccacagtaacccatgcttgtcatgaaaggcaaGTTAGGTTTGGactacagtaacccatgtttgtcatgaaaGGCGAGTTAGGATTGgactacagtaacccatgcttttcatgAAAGGCAAGTTAGGTTTGGactacagtaacccatgtttgtcatgaaaGGCAAGTTAGGATTGgactacagtaacccatgcttgtcatgaaaggcgaGTTAGGATTGgactacagtaacccatgcttttcatgAAAGGCAAGTTAGGTTTGGactacagtaacccatgtttgtcatgaaaGGCAAGTTAGGATTGGaccacagtaacccatgcttgtagtgaaAGGCGAGTTAGGATTGGaccacagtaacccatgcttgtcatgaaaggcgaGTTAGGATTGGACCAcagtaacccctgcttgtcatgaaaggcaaGTTAGGATTGGaccacagtaacccatgcttgtagtgaaAGGCAAGTTAGGATTGGaccacagtaacccatgcttgtcatgaaaggcaaGTTAGGATTGGaccacagtaacccatgcttgtagtgaaAGGCAAGTTAGGATTGGaccacagtaacccatgcttgtagtgaaAGGCAAGTTAGGATTGGaccacagtaacccatgcttgtagtgaaAGGCAAGTTAGGATTGGaccacagtaacccatgcttgtcatgaaaggcaaGTTAGGATTGGaccacagtaacccatgcttgtagtgaaAGGCAAGTTAGGATTGGaccacagtaacccatgcttgtagtgaaAGGCGAGTTAGGATTGGaccacagtaacccatgcttgtcatgaaaggcgaGTTAGGATTGgactacagtaacccatgcttgtcatgaaaggcgaGTTAGGATTGgactacagtaacccatgcttgtcatgaaaggcgaGTTAGGATTGGaccacagtaacccatgcttttcatgAAAGGCAAGTTAGGTTTGGactacagtaacccatgtttgtcatgaaaGGCAAGTTAGGATTGGaccacagtaacccatgcttgtagtgaaAGGCAAGTTAGGATTGGaccacagtaacccatgcttgtcatgaaaggcaaGTTAGGATTGGAccacagtaacccatgtttgtcatgaaaGGCGAGTTAGGATTGGACtacaataacccatgcttgtagtgaaAGGCAAGTTAGGATTGGaccacagtaacccatgcttgtcatgaaaggcaaGTTAGGTTTGGactacagtaacccatgtttgtcatgaaaGGCGAGTTAGGATTGgactacagtaacccatgcttttcatgAAAGGCAAGTTAGGTTTGGactacagtaacccatgtttgtcatgaaaGGCAAGTTAGGATTGgactacagtaacccatgcttgtcatgaaaggcgaGTTAGGATTGgactacagtaacccatgcttttcatgAAAGGCAAGTTAGGTTTGGactacagtaacccatgtttgtcatgaaaGGCAAGTTAGGATTGGaccacagtaacccatgcttgtagtgaaAGGCGAGTTAGGATTGGaccacagtaacccatgcttgtcatgaaaggcgaGTTAGGATTGGACCAcagtaacccctgcttgtcatgaaaggcaaGTTAGGATTGGaccacagtaacccatgcttgtagtgaaAGGCAAGTTAGGATTGGaccacagtaacccatgcttgtcatgaaaggcaaGTTAGGATTGGaccacagtaacccatgcttgtagtgaaAGGCAAGTTAGGATTGGaccacagtaacccatgcttgtagtgaaAGGCAAGTTAGGATTGGaccacagtaacccatgcttgtagtgaaAGGCAAGTTAGGATTGGaccacagtaacccatgcttgtcatgaaaggcaaGTTAGGATTGGaccacagtaacccatgcttgtagtgaaAGGCAAGTTAGGATTGGaccacagtaacccatgcttgtagtgaaAGGCAAGTTAGGATTGGactacagtaacccatgtttgtcatgaaaGGTGAGTTAGGATTGGActacagtaacccatacttgtcatgaAAGGCAAGTTAGGATTGgactacagtaacccatgcttgtcatgaaaggcgaGTTAGGATTGgactacagtaacccatgcttttcatgAAAGGCAAGTTAGGTTTGGactacagtaacccatgtttgtcatgaaaGGCAAGTTAGGATTGGaccacagtaacccatgcttgtagtgaaAGGCGAGTTAGGATTGGACCAcagtaacccctgcttgtcatgaaaggcaaGTTAGGATTGGaccacagtaacccatgcttgtagtgaaAGGCAAGTTAGGATTGGaccacagtaacccatgcttgtcatgaaaggcaaGTTAGGATTGGaccacagtaacccatgcttgtagtgaaAGGCAAGTTAGGATTGGaccacagtaacccatgcttgtagtgaaAGGCAAGTTAGGATTGGaccacagtaacccatgcttgtagtgaaAGGCAAGTTAGGATTGGaccacagtaacccatgcttgtcatgaaaggcgaGTTAGGATTGGaccacagtaacccatgcttgttgtgaaagGCAAGTTAGGATTGGaccacagtaacccatgcttgtagtgaaAGGCAAGTTAGGATTGGactacagtaacccatgtttgtcatgaaaGGCGAGTTAGGATTGGaccacagtaacccatgcttgtcatgaaaggcaactaacaggatcagggtTAAGGCACTCTGACTTGGTTTACGCATGCCAACgtgtcccagttgcatagatcaatgctcatgttgttgatcactggattgttgggtatatactcgattatttacagacagccaccgtAAAAAAGGAATATTGTGAGTGAAGTGTAAAAATAATCTCAGTCACTTTTCTTGCCAGTTCAGAAACATGGTAACAAAAGACTCTTAAGGACCACAAACCTAAATTCATTGCACATAAAATATGAAGAATGTGGTGAGGACCAATAAAATACAGTCAGTATGTAATATGCAGAATGTGGTGAGGACCAATAAAATACAGTCAGTATGTAATATGCAGAATGTGGTGAGGACCAATAAAATACAGTCAGTATGTAATATGCAGAATGTGGAGAGGACCAATAAAATACAGTCAGTATGTAATATGCAGAATGTGGTGAGGACCAAAAAAATACAGTCAGTATGTAATATGCAGAATGTGGTGAGGACCAATAAAATACAGTCAGTATGTAATATGCAGGTGAATTATAGACATGGTGTATTGGATATGTTAACTAGGTGCACAAGATGTTGTTACAGCATTAGTAGCGTATAGTGTTTATGATGTTTCATGGTAACCTAACACAGGTGTAAGTATATTACATAAGCAATCAAGGGTGGGTGCTTCCATGTATAGAGCACCTCAAGGCACCTCAGTGCAAGGACATTTACAGCAGAGACCCCTGCTGACGTGTCAGCAATAGGCttgttgatgttgctgggaGATGATTGCCCTACAGCCTGTGTTAGGAATATacacaatttttttttaataatcaTTCTGTGAAGAATCTGTTTGATTTATTCATGTTGAATAATAATGAGGGTGTGAAAATTGTAAATTTGGAGCATATTCTCAGGCGTTTTTATACAGAACAGCACATGTGAAAACTGTCAAATGTACTAAAATGGTGACTGTAcaatgtacaaaattgctgaaTGTACACATTATGCTGATAATGCGAAAGTTTACAATTAGTGACCCATATGACAATCATGTATGACTTGATCCAGTCAAGTGTCATTGGTTACCTGTGAGACAGTCACGTGTGACTTGATCCAGTCAAGTGTCACTGGTTACCTGTGAGACAGTCACGTGTGACTTGATCCAGTCAAGTGTCATTGGTTACCTGTGAGACAGTCACGTGTGACTTGATCCAGTCAAGTGtcattggttacccagtcaAGTGTCATTGGTTACCTGTGAGACAGTCACGTGTGACTTGATCCAGTCAAGTGTCATTGGTTACCTGTGAGACAGTCACGTGTGACTTGATCCAGTCAAGTGTCATTGGTTACCTGTGTGACAGTGACATGTGACTTGATCCAGTCAAGTGTCATTAGTTACCTGTGAGACAGTGACATGTGACTTGATCCAGTCAAGTGtcattggttacccagtcaAGTGTCATTGGTTACCTGTGAGACAGTCACGTGTGACTTGATCCAGTCAAGTGTCACTGGTTACCTGTGAGACAGTCACGTGTGACTTGATCCAGTCAAGTGTCATTGGTTACCTGTGAGACAGTCACGTGTGACTTGATCCAGTCAAGTGtcattggttacccagtcaAGTGTCATTGGTTACCTGTGAGACAGTCACGTGTGACTTGATCCAGTCAAGTGTCATTAGTTACCTGTGAGACAGTGACATGTGACTTGATCCAGTCAAGTGTCAGTGATTGACTCTATCGGTGTCACAGTGTCTCGTTTCACTAAACAATGTTATCCACTTGTGTTTGTTTGCAAGGGATATGTGATCAAGTTAATTGCTTATTAAAATGTCTAGCCATGGGTAACGGTGTTCATCCTTCGATGCATGGCGTTGTGATCACGACGACCATCAAgacatgagtattgatcttCCCTGGCTGTATGTGGGTCTGTGTGCTAGTCATGTCGAAACACAGCACAGTACAgcccatctacacacacatgtCTGCTTCCAGAACACACTGTACCAACTCCCTTCCCTTCCCCCACCTTCTACTATAGACAAGTATGGTCCTGTCATGATACAAAGTCCCCTCAAGACATCCCCTCCCACAGACGCATGCCCAGGTACTGGCACTACCAGCAAGAGAGATCAGTATGCTGCCATTGACCGTGATCAGGAAGCATTGAGGTGTGACGGTGTATTGAAGACATGGCAATGTTCGATCCCACTTGAAGTAAACAAAGTCAATAGGCGGCCCATAATGAGGCTATTTATAGTGGCTGTGGTATGTTGTTGTCAGGTGTGGTATGTGGGATATTGTGCTGGCTTGATAACAAAAATGTAACAGTGCTGGGCTCTAAGTAGACTCAGGTAGCTGATCGGATCTACTGATTGTAGCACAGGCCTGTAGGTACCCGTGGTCTTGTCACAGAATATAGTTATGTTATCATTTTGCAATACTTAGGTTAGGATGTCATGCTATCCTTCAGGCCCAGAATGTGGAATAAGTATTAAAAACAATTGCTTCTAATgcttttaatgctatatatataGTATGACAATACATTTTGGTAAACCCTCTAAAGTGAGGTTTATTAATCATCTTATTGAATTGGGTACCATTATTCACTGTTCAAACTCTGTTGTGAATTAAGTTACGAAAGACATCTGAAAATATGGAACAGGATATGTCAGATTtagtgtatgtctgtctttcttcCTGAAACAACCTTGATTAATTTAATCCTGAAAAGGAAATGTGTTCGAACATATCTTTTTATCAATATAGTGCTaaacatgtcagtagagatgccTGATAGGTAATAGTATTCTGAACATCTCACGCAAATCAACTCACACATCCTCAGTGACCATGGCAACCAATATGTTCAGTGATTACAGTCAATACCTATGGATGTTAAGGATGGCATTAAAACCCTATAAACAATTCTGTCACCATTTGCAGAAAATCACAAATAATGATTTCCTCACCAAGCAGAGAAATGTTTACCTATGATGGAGAGTGTATGTTTGCCATAGTTGTGTTTGACATATATGAGATGGGTGTTTTGTCAACTTGTCAGGCTTCTGGATGTGCGTCACACTCCCGTGACAGACAGCGAGATACGTCTGACGCTGGTGTTCGAGTACATCGACCAGGACCTTGCAACCTACCTTGAGCGTTGCCCCTCCCCGGGGCTGGGACCTGACCGGATACGGGTAGGTGACAACCAGCTGACACTCTGGTAGTACAAGCATATGTTTGTGGCAATGGTGGACATCTAGGGAATGTCTGGTCACCCAGGTGGGTAGGTGACAACTAGCTGACACTCTAGTAGTACAAGCACATGTTTGTGGCGATAGTGGACATTTAGGGAATGCCTGGTCACCCAGGTGGGTAGGTGACATCTGGCTGACACTCTGGTAGTACAAGCATATGTTTGTAGGAATGGTCTATATCTAGGGGATGTCTGGTCACCCAGCTAGGTAGGTGACAGCTGTCTGGCAGGCAAGCACATGTGTGCAGCCACTACCATGCAGGGAATTGGATGTTGCAACCAAATGACTATTATGAACATGTGCTGACTGTCATGAGGTTTTCCTGCCAGCtagtttattttctttgtttgtcactttgaatttctgtttcatttctGTTTAATGTAACTAATTTAGTGGTCCAGAAGGGGAAATGTTACGAGCTTTTTCATTTGTCTGCAATCTCAGATCATCCTGACTCCGCAAGTAAATGAAGGGAAACTTTTCAAAATACTTTTCTTCTTCAAAGGACTTGATGCACCAGCTGCTGAGTGGGGTTGACTTTCTACATGCCCATCGTATTGTTCATCGAGATCTGAAGCCTCAAAATGTTCTCATCACAAGTCAAGGTCAACTCAAGTTGGCAGATTTTGGTCTGGCTAGGATTTACAGCTTCCAGATGGCGCTCACATCAGTGGTAAGTATAATGTATGACATCAGCAGTTAAATATAGGGTGGATTGTAAATGGAAATGTGTCAGTACCTTAGCACAAAGAATGTACCAAGTGATTAATAACTTGTGATGCTAACCTGATGCAGCAATCACTGAATTATATAAATGATTTCTTTGAAAAAGGGACAAAGTTCTCCCAGAAATGTTTTTGGAGTATTCATTGTACATTTGGCACCCTTTCACGGTGGTTATATCGCtataacacaaaatatgacatcttCTTCCTCCTCTTTTGTTTGGGACCCGTCaacatctgggttagaattggccttcagcaactaatgcttgtcattagaggcaactaactggatcTGGTGTTCAggttcactgatttggttgacacatgtcattagttcccatttgtgtaggttgatgctcatgctgttgatggctggattgtctggtatatacttgattatatacaggcggccactatatggctggaaaagtgctgagtgcagcattaaacaaactATAACAATCATTGATTCTGTTATCAGTGAAATACTTGTCTCCTCTGCAAAACCATGCTTTTAATCATGGTGTCCATGAAGTGCATTGTGGTGTTTTTCATCCAATTTGGTAAGTGCTTGTCATTTGCTGCAGACTTGGGTTGAAATACTGGgcccagtttcacaaagctctcataatcctaagatctcgtaacttttctcatagcattcaTATCTCCTATACTGTGATACAGAAAAACATACTACAAGAAGTGTTTCAAGATCTTCAACTTATGAAACTGGGCCCAGACTGCCAAACACATATAGAAAAATTCCTGTCTGTTGTGAAAGATTTGTGAAgttgtctatgttgtgtggcagGTGGTGACACTGTGGTACCGTGCCCCAGAGGTGCTGCTTCAAGGCCAGTATGCCACACCTGTCGATCTCTGGAGCTGTGGTTGTATATTTGCTGAACTTTTCAATAGACGACCTTTGTTTTGTGGCCAATCTGACGTCGACCAATTGATAAAGATATTTGAGTAAGATCCAGATTTTGTATATTTAGTTAATTATGTTACCAGTTTTGTCCTTTTTAATGAAGGTATGTCCCAGACACTGTATTGACTGTTGAATTTAGAGGCAACAAGATTGGGTTGTGTGATCAGGCTCCATGTCCGGCCAGACAGCACAATTCAGTTGTCATAAGAATATGCTCACAacatcttccactttttttttCCTGTGTGTTTGGAATTTAATGGAAACTTACATATATGAACTTAAGGAGGTATATTGATGAGATGGCTTTTGTATCAACAGGAAACACCTTTTTTGCTATTTACGAACCCAGTGACCTGACATTTCACCTGTATTCCAGAGCAATTGGTCTGCCATCTGAACATGAGTGGCCGGAAAATGTCTCATTGCCATGGAAGTCATTCCGATCAGTTGCCCCACAACCCCTAGAAAAGTTTGTTCCAGAAATTGATCATCAGGCCAAGGACCTACTGGAGGTGAGACACTGTGTGAAAAACCCTCTGTtgtacagtctaagtaaacgtagaCTCAGTATCAGTCGCTACATCGTCTATACTGGGTCTAACCAATTTCTAGTGAGACTCACTAttgcagtgtaacaaataatgcTGAGTTTACCATAAATCTGTTGTATAACGTGGTCTCTGTATACCAGGCTATAGTGCACACTTTAGTGTTATTTCAAACATGCTGATGTTACCATGCTCACATAACAACAGGAATTATCACACCATGATGGGCATTTATCACAATACCATGTGGCCAAATCTGTGCTAAAGTAATAATTTTGTACTGTTGTTACAATATGTGGTTTTGATAATGTATTAACTGTGTATCTGGACTGTTAAAACAGTgaaattttttacttaccttaccatggGTCTATAgtatattacctcaagcttcgattagtaggagatctgacgGGGTTGAATTGCTATTccatcttgaatggctacctcgcaatCGACGGCTGTCATGATActgaagtatctggatctccccactgtGCATGTGCTTTCACTTTCACTTCAAGCATCATCTGATCTAGACATGTTTGGGTTGGAAAAAACGTTTTCAGAACTAT
This portion of the Haliotis asinina isolate JCU_RB_2024 chromosome 10, JCU_Hal_asi_v2, whole genome shotgun sequence genome encodes:
- the LOC137297671 gene encoding cyclin-dependent kinase 6-like is translated as MKTAAASKYHVNQNESSNRTRSRRDSSEKKYEEVAVIGNGAYGTVYKARDLKCDGQFVAMKKIRIPNTEEGMPMSAIREIALLKQLEKYEHENIVRLLDVRHTPVTDSEIRLTLVFEYIDQDLATYLERCPSPGLGPDRIRDLMHQLLSGVDFLHAHRIVHRDLKPQNVLITSQGQLKLADFGLARIYSFQMALTSVVVTLWYRAPEVLLQGQYATPVDLWSCGCIFAELFNRRPLFCGQSDVDQLIKIFEAIGLPSEHEWPENVSLPWKSFRSVAPQPLEKFVPEIDHQAKDLLERLLTFDPHRRSSASAALHHPYFRDDLDSLRTSSSLSTSENDSFDTDGRSDTPVSK